Within the Miscanthus floridulus cultivar M001 chromosome 2, ASM1932011v1, whole genome shotgun sequence genome, the region AGCAACTCATGTGTTACTTCAGGAGAAGGCAAACTTCATTTGGATAAGAAAAAACTATCAACTTCTGCATCCAGTCGAGATTTGACTGCTAAAGATTATAAAGCCATGGCTAACCACAGCAAACTAAGAAATCAATGTGTTGATGGATCAAAGAAAGGATCTGATGGTCGTGATATGCATCCTAGCTCATCCGGTAGATTTTCCCCTGTAGATTCTTCTGTTATGACAAAAAGGTTGCTGCGAACCCAGTCTTCTGTCAGTGCATTGAGCAGATTATCTCCTAACAGGCAAGCTCATGAATTTGGGAAAGCAGTGGATAATTTATCTCATCAACCTTGTGAGAAAACTACTCTTTTGAAGAATAATGAACAAGCACGAGGTGGGCAATTGAACCCTTGTATAGCTGGTGATAACAACCATGGCATGCTGGCAGGCTACAGTAATAGGCATGCGAACAAAGATAGTTTCTCATTGAAGGATCTAGACAATGGCACCTTGTGCTCAAAAGATGAAATCCAAGAACGTGGTGACATCCATTCTAATGATGATGTTAAGAAGAATGTGGGTGACAAACAAGATTCGGATCAAGATTGTTCAATGGATATATCCAGCGACAGAAAGTTGAATATACAACATGATGTGATGACAGACTGTGGGAATTCGGAAGGTTTGATAGATGTAAGTAACTCCTTTATCCCTTCTTACTGCTTCCTCTTTGAACACACTGCTTGCAACTGTTTCACTGGTTGGTATTGAAACTAGCCTTAATTGACACTGGGCTTGATGTCTGgatacaaaaaaaaaaggaatctATTATTTGTTAATGTCATTCTATGTAGTATTCGGTTAGAATGTGAAATTAACCTTCGTTTCATTGCCACTTTATTGGCCATATGGCATTTGTGTAGAAGTTAGAATTATAGCAGTGTGCTGCGCCCTTTTTTTTTGTGTGGAAGACAGCTTGCACTGGTTAAGTTTTATGCTGATGGTTTGAACTGATCCTGTACCATTTTTTCTTCTTCTATAATGGTGCGCAGCTCTCCTGCATATTTGAACAAAAAAAATTTATGCCAAAGTTTGAACTCAAATAGTCTTCTGCATGATATCTGCAATTCTGGAATACCATCTAGCACTACCTGTtggtgctgtttttttttttttttgggcatGGAATCTACCTATGTTAAACTTGAGAATAACAAATTTCCACTATCATGCTTTTAATTGCACGTGCTATTAAGTCATTACCAATACCAATAGTTAGAAGAGTGTTTTCAAATTGTCTAATCAACCCTAGTTGCCATGGCACGGTCAATCTGACTAATCACGACTAATCATAAATAATTGTAGTGCATAACTGATCGCCATGGCACCTATAAGCCCAACTAGCGACTTGATAACCTTGGTAAGACCAATGCAAACAATTTGGTATATAgactgttcttgttttagagaacTGTGTGATTCTAACATCCTTCTTGGCACTCAAATATTAGAGTTTGCTGCACTTCACTGTATTTTTATCCTGGAAATATGTGTACAATCATTTTTGTTAACCTTATTGCTGTTCAGCTGAGTGATAACCAGTTGCTCCAGATTATTTCTTTAGGATGAGGTAATTTTAATGAACTAATATGTCTACTTCTCTCTGACCAGTTCAAAGTTCTTAGCATCAAACAGTGAGAGTTCTTTCATTGACTTTATAATCTTGCAACTATCAAGCAAACCAATTGAACAATCTCCTTAATTGTTCCTGTTACCTGTAGATATAATAAGTTAATAACACTGCTCTATTTTGCATGGTTCTGCTGCATTTGGTGCAGTTATGTTCTTAAGTAGTTCTCCATGAAATGTGCTGCATGGCATATTTGCTCATGTATGAAAATACATGGAAAACCTCATTGTGATGACTCCGAGTATATGTTCAAGCATTTTCTTATTCTTTGTAATCATGATGCTATGGTCATAatcattatttgcttgttttcttTAATCAAGGTCCATCCTGCTCCTAACCCAAAAAAACTTTATATGCAGCTAGCTTGGTATCTGAATAtacatgagttttttttttctttttatcttCCTTTATGGCACTTTTGTTGTCAATGTCTGTATCTTGTTTGCATATTTAAGCACTTTATTTTTACTATTTGTAAtcatcatattttatttacataCTTGTATGCTAGATTCGTTTTTAACATTTATGTCTGGTTTGCATCAATCCCAGGTTaatgtttgtgatatatgtggAGATGTTGGTAGGGAGTATCTTCTAGCTACATGCACCAGATGCCTTGAGGGAGCAGAGCATACGTAAGTTACATTCTGTGGTAGTTTTCTTTTCTAGTATTTGTCGGAAGTTGGAACTATCAGTTGCGTCCAGTATTTTGTTTGACTAAGAAGTCATTCATTTAGCAGTGGAAGTGATATTGACCATACCTACTGGCAAAATTTATAGTTCATACTTCCTCCAAATTCAAAATATGAGTCCAGCTAGCTTTCTCCCAAGTGCACCAAATATAAGTTCATGATAACTCCAGCACATTTTTGGTTCATTATTCCATGTCTACCCCTACTTAAATGTACACTAATCAATGCAATACACTTGTCACTCAATTCTAGCAATAATTAATGGACAATATCTTCATTGTACCCCTCACCTTAATTTTTGTGCCCGAGTCCAATACTCCAAATGGACTTCTATTTGGGATTGGAGAGAGTACAGACAAGGCACTTTAAATAATTTAATCTGGACTTTTACCTACACTAATAATCTGCTCAGGTAGTAACCTACCATTGCGGCCAACCATTGATCTTGTGCAGAAGTTAATTTCCTTCCGTGGTGGTGTTACATAATATTTTTAGGTCCATCAGGGTTTATGTGTCGAAGGAAACAAAAACATTGTTGGTTATTCAGATTTGTCTAGTACTTGTATCATAACTTTTTAGGTGCATTATTTGTAAGGTAAAATGCATACGCAACATCCATATTTCACATGGACATGTCAGTGTTAACTGTTAGTTTATTTTTACTAGTTACTGCATGCGAGTGAAGATGGAAAAAGTTCCAGTTGGTGAATGGTTTTGTGAAGAATGCCAACTTAAGGAAGATCAGAAAAATACAAGTAACTATGGTATCGTGGCGGTTAATGTGACAGAAAGAAAGAACCAAAGGACAGAAAGTCAAAGCAAGCCTAAGGCATTGCAAATTGTTGTGCCTGATTTGGATTCTCCGCAAGTCACACACAGCGCACTGACAGCTGATCGGTGTGATGGTAAGAGTAAAAGATTGCATTTAGCTTCAGCTGATACACAAACACGCCAAGTAAAGGATACCACCCCAGCTGCTGAAAGATTGGATGTGAAGAACAAAAAATCATTAAGCGTTGCAAACCGTAACAAACTGCAAGTTCTTACATCTGATTTGGACACACGACCACGCAGTTATGGAACACCAACATCTGGAGTCTATAACAAGAGTCAAAGTTCAGAATTTCTGTTAAACCACAAAAAGTTGCGAGTTTCTACTGATATGGAGTCGCCACTCTCAAGTGAAGGCCTACGGAGTCCACCAATATCATGTAAGAGACATGCAGAGAGTACATCGTCCCCTAAGCCTAGGCTCTTCAAGACAGGGAGCCTTGGAAAGCAAGATGTCATCTCTCGTGAGAACTCATTTAAGAAATCTAGCAAGGGAGGTTTAACTTCAGTTGATAATGTTCCGGTGAGAACTACCCAGGTGGTCAAAAGTTCTCAGACCTTGTCACGGTCATATTCCTTGGGGAACATGATGAATGCTAAAGCTCCAGTTCCTTCACCAAGAGGTTTGGCTAAATTCTTTTGGTATTCTATTCACAAGTAATCTTTGTTTTATTTATTGTTACTTTTAGTCTGGATTCGTATGCTAACCTTCTAGCTTTTCTGAACAGGCCTTTTATCCAAGCAGCTATCCTTCAACGGCACCAACAACAGACCAAAGGTCAAGCAGTTGGTTGATGGGATGTCTAGCAAGTTAAGACCTGCAGAACATTCCCCAAGAGATCCTAGAGATAAGGAACCCATCAAAAAGATTGTACAATCAGGATCTTTCAAACGTGAGGGTTCAGATTCCATAGATGCTGGATCATCAAAACAAAAGCAAACATTTCATTTGTCTCAAGATGAAAAACCAGGAGTACTGAAGCCAATAAAGGAAAAGAATTTAACAGAAAGAAGGGCTTCCTTTAGTTTGAAAAAACCAAACATTCCTTCATCTCCAAGGCCTGACAGCTGTATGAAGTCAGGGGAAAGAAAAATTGATCAGGATATTTCAAGGTCTGGAACAAGCATACTTAAAAGTAGCAACAGACCTGGTAAGCTCTTTATTTACTTAAGGGGCTATTGCGTTCTTGCCCCTATTTTGaaccccaattgtgattttacccctattttcttctactttgtgtttttacccctcttttccaaaacgaaggtttagtttacccctactccgtgaacagcaggtaacggtgttaaaaaagttgaaagatgacaagtttgcccttccgaatattgcgtttttgcccctatttcaaaccccaattgtgattttaccctcactttcttccactttgtgtttttacccctacttttctaaaacgaaggctccgtttaccccaattcttaactcagttatctatatccggatcaaagcaattaaaaattaacaaaagcCCTGTGAAAAGACAAACTTACCCCTTATCTCTCGGTCGTCTCTCTCAGGGTCGTCCCTTTCAACGCTAGCACAATCCGGATCAAAGCaattaaaaattaacaaaagcTGCCTGCTAGCGTTGAGAGGGACGACCTTGAGAGAGACGACCGAGAGATAAGGGGTACGTTTGTCTTTTCATGGGgcttttgttaatttttaattgctttgatccggatgtagataactgagttaagaactggggtaaacggagccttcgttttggaaaagtaggggtaaaaacacaaagtggaagaaagtggggataaaatcacaattggggttTGAAATAGGGGCAAAAAGCGCAATATTTGGAAGGGCAAACTTGTCATCTTTCAACTTTTTTAACACCGTTACCTGCTGTTCACGGAGTAGGGGTAAACTGAACCTTCGTTTTGGAAAagcaggggtaaaaacacaaagtggaagaaaatgagggtaaaatcacaattggggttCAAAATAGGGGCAAGAACGCTATAGTCCCTTTACTTAATTATTTCTCAAGAGAAAGATAAATGGAAAATCTTAGTTGTCCCCCCCTTCCCTGATGTGCTTTCTTTATGGTTTGCTTGAATCAGGATATGCTGAAAAGAAGCAGAGCTATGATTTGtctagaagtgacaatggcaagcaAGATGTTACCGTGCATCCAAAACCAATGGAAGTTTCTGGTAAAGATGCTTACGGAGTAAAGATATCTGATCCACCAGTTCAATCCCAATGTGCCAAAAAGGATAGATCAAATGATGTTGAGGATGACGACTTACTCATTTCAGTGAATAATATTAACATAGCGCCAAATGAGCATGCCGAGGTGGTTACCACAACATTTACTGCCATGACTTGTGAATCAGATTTGCAAGATGTTCCAAGAGAAAGCACCTCTGATGATTCAGCTCCGAAAGTGGTATGTTGCCAACAAAAGCTTTTGGAAAACACAGGAGATGATTCCTGTAAAATTGTAGAGGTGGTTCAAGATTCAGGAGATATATTGTCTGTGACTCCACGTGGTCTTCAGATGGCACACAATCTATCCCCCCCTGATAATAAATTGGATAAACCAGATTTGAAGAAGGAAACTTTTGCTGATCAATCTTCAGCTCTTGGGAATCCTTTAAAAGATTTTATTATTCCAGAGCAGTCTTACATCTGGCAGTATGACCCTCCTCTTCTCCCTTTACTTCCGTTTACTAGTTCAGAGTTttaacagtgaatttcttctatttCAGGGGTAGCTTTGAGGTTTCAGGACATGGAAACTCCCCTGAAATGTTTGATGGGTTTCAAGCTTACTTGTCTACTTGTGCCTCGTCCAAAGTACGTGAAGTAGGTGAACGGTTACCTGACAAAATTCAGCTAGCAGAAGTCCCACGGCATTCCTCATGGCCACTGCAATTTAATGAAGTAAATCCAACTGAAGATAATATTGCTCTTTTTTTCTTTGCTAAAGATGTTGAAAGGTATCACTTTTCTCACCATTTCACTGTTTCATGAGTATCAATCCTCTGTATACTAGCTGAGGTCTCCTGTCTCCTTGAACAGTTACGAAAGGGCATATGGTAAACTCTTGGATAACATGCTTCTTGGTGATTTGTCCCTCAAAGCAAATATTGGTGGCACTGAACTTCTCATTTTTCCATCTGATAAATTGCCAGAGAGCATTCAACGTGAGTTTTTCTTTGCTAATGTTGCTGTCTCTTGGCAGGATTGCTCATTGCCTCCTTTTAATGGATTCTTTATGATATTTTACAGGTTGGAATGGTTTACTTTTCTTTTGGGGCATTTTTTATGCCCGGAAAGAAAGTAGTCCACTAGAGCTTCCTACAAATAATTGTCCATTAGAACAAATCAATGGACCTGTTATCCAGCATGATACGGGTTCCCCTAAGGCACTTCAGCCTTTGGGTATAGATTTGAATGAGTGCCCTAATGATGATATATCTGATCCGGCTCTTTCACTTGGATCAGAGAGTGAGAAATCTGTTGCATCTGTAGATTATAATATTTTATTAGAGTCCAAACACGAGGATAGAAATCTGAATGCAAGTGAAATACATCATGAAGAAACTGCAGGCACAAGACAAATTATACTGGGGCATCCTTCTGCAGCTCCCTA harbors:
- the LOC136527585 gene encoding ASI1-immunoprecipitated protein 2-like isoform X2 produces the protein MIQKPAEGCGGGRMEGSEQQELASKMEDKTVVRKRVVSSNSTRVKAESGTCNVCSAPCSSCLHPRIRVEDSNVECASSQTCSTRSEVKNNSLIRSEKGLCSKGENDDEFSATSGHVSYSVTGGNKVVARSSIADDSSEVDMPSKRRRLLNQDTRLSRAEYLDDSNSCVTSGEGKLHLDKKKLSTSASSRDLTAKDYKAMANHSKLRNQCVDGSKKGSDGRDMHPSSSGRFSPVDSSVMTKRLLRTQSSVSALSRLSPNRQAHEFGKAVDNLSHQPCEKTTLLKNNEQARGGQLNPCIAGDNNHGMLAGYSNRHANKDSFSLKDLDNGTLCSKDEIQERGDIHSNDDVKKNVGDKQDSDQDCSMDISSDRKLNIQHDVMTDCGNSEGLIDVNVCDICGDVGREYLLATCTRCLEGAEHTYCMRVKMEKVPVGEWFCEECQLKEDQKNTSNYGIVAVNVTERKNQRTESQSKPKALQIVVPDLDSPQVTHSALTADRCDGKSKRLHLASADTQTRQVKDTTPAAERLDVKNKKSLSVANRNKLQVLTSDLDTRPRSYGTPTSGVYNKSQSSEFLLNHKKLRVSTDMESPLSSEGLRSPPISCKRHAESTSSPKPRLFKTGSLGKQDVISRENSFKKSSKGGLTSVDNVPVRTTQVVKSSQTLSRSYSLGNMMNAKAPVPSPRGLLSKQLSFNGTNNRPKVKQLVDGMSSKLRPAEHSPRDPRDKEPIKKIVQSGSFKREGSDSIDAGSSKQKQTFHLSQDEKPGVLKPIKEKNLTERRASFSLKKPNIPSSPRPDSCMKSGERKIDQDISRSGTSILKSSNRPGYAEKKQSYDLSRSDNGKQDVTVHPKPMEVSGKDAYGVKISDPPVQSQCAKKDRSNDVEDDDLLISVNNINIAPNEHAEVVTTTFTAMTCESDLQDVPRESTSDDSAPKVVCCQQKLLENTGDDSCKIVEVVQDSGDILSVTPRGLQMAHNLSPPDNKLDKPDLKKETFADQSSALGNPLKDFIIPEQSYIWQGSFEVSGHGNSPEMFDGFQAYLSTCASSKVREVGERLPDKIQLAEVPRHSSWPLQFNEVNPTEDNIALFFFAKDVESYERAYGKLLDNMLLGDLSLKANIGGTELLIFPSDKLPESIQRWNGLLFFWGIFYARKESSPLELPTNNCPLEQINGPVIQHDTGSPKALQPLGIDLNECPNDDISDPALSLGSESEKSVASVDYNILLESKHEDRNLNASEIHHEETAGTRQIILGHPSAAPYGTNLPTISTGEGHDMVRDYPAAAKGSTGTAGGNKMEKADQNESLFCFSQQPGAIRSMSHEMKLKKHGLLPSHCHFSGSKI
- the LOC136527585 gene encoding ASI1-immunoprecipitated protein 2-like isoform X1, which encodes MRGQQERTMRDLYDRTRHKDLPVPEKPAEGCGGGRMEGSEQQELASKMEDKTVVRKRVVSSNSTRVKAESGTCNVCSAPCSSCLHPRIRVEDSNVECASSQTCSTRSEVKNNSLIRSEKGLCSKGENDDEFSATSGHVSYSVTGGNKVVARSSIADDSSEVDMPSKRRRLLNQDTRLSRAEYLDDSNSCVTSGEGKLHLDKKKLSTSASSRDLTAKDYKAMANHSKLRNQCVDGSKKGSDGRDMHPSSSGRFSPVDSSVMTKRLLRTQSSVSALSRLSPNRQAHEFGKAVDNLSHQPCEKTTLLKNNEQARGGQLNPCIAGDNNHGMLAGYSNRHANKDSFSLKDLDNGTLCSKDEIQERGDIHSNDDVKKNVGDKQDSDQDCSMDISSDRKLNIQHDVMTDCGNSEGLIDVNVCDICGDVGREYLLATCTRCLEGAEHTYCMRVKMEKVPVGEWFCEECQLKEDQKNTSNYGIVAVNVTERKNQRTESQSKPKALQIVVPDLDSPQVTHSALTADRCDGKSKRLHLASADTQTRQVKDTTPAAERLDVKNKKSLSVANRNKLQVLTSDLDTRPRSYGTPTSGVYNKSQSSEFLLNHKKLRVSTDMESPLSSEGLRSPPISCKRHAESTSSPKPRLFKTGSLGKQDVISRENSFKKSSKGGLTSVDNVPVRTTQVVKSSQTLSRSYSLGNMMNAKAPVPSPRGLLSKQLSFNGTNNRPKVKQLVDGMSSKLRPAEHSPRDPRDKEPIKKIVQSGSFKREGSDSIDAGSSKQKQTFHLSQDEKPGVLKPIKEKNLTERRASFSLKKPNIPSSPRPDSCMKSGERKIDQDISRSGTSILKSSNRPGYAEKKQSYDLSRSDNGKQDVTVHPKPMEVSGKDAYGVKISDPPVQSQCAKKDRSNDVEDDDLLISVNNINIAPNEHAEVVTTTFTAMTCESDLQDVPRESTSDDSAPKVVCCQQKLLENTGDDSCKIVEVVQDSGDILSVTPRGLQMAHNLSPPDNKLDKPDLKKETFADQSSALGNPLKDFIIPEQSYIWQGSFEVSGHGNSPEMFDGFQAYLSTCASSKVREVGERLPDKIQLAEVPRHSSWPLQFNEVNPTEDNIALFFFAKDVESYERAYGKLLDNMLLGDLSLKANIGGTELLIFPSDKLPESIQRWNGLLFFWGIFYARKESSPLELPTNNCPLEQINGPVIQHDTGSPKALQPLGIDLNECPNDDISDPALSLGSESEKSVASVDYNILLESKHEDRNLNASEIHHEETAGTRQIILGHPSAAPYGTNLPTISTGEGHDMVRDYPAAAKGSTGTAGGNKMEKADQNESLFCFSQQPGAIRSMSHEMKLKKHGLLPSHCHFSGSKI